A stretch of the Gracilinanus agilis isolate LMUSP501 chromosome 4, AgileGrace, whole genome shotgun sequence genome encodes the following:
- the ARG1 gene encoding arginase-1 isoform X2: MWKKKKPSMNKGPRGGVEEGPKALREAGIIARLQEQECDVKDYGNLTFVDVPNDTPFQIVKNPRTVGKANEQLAGVVAEVKKNGRTSLVLGGDHSLAIGSISGHAKVHPDLCVIWVDAHSDINTPLTTTSGNLHGQPVSFLMKELKGKIPDIPGLSWVTPCLSAKDIVYIGLRDVDPGEHQILKDLGIKFFSMTEVDKLGIGKVMEETLSYLIGRKKRPIHLSYDVDGLDPSVTPATGTPVPGGLTLREGLYITEEIYKTGLLSGLDIMEVNPSLGKTPEEVNRTVNTAVAITLSCFGVAREGNHSAK; this comes from the exons atgtggaaaaagaaaaaaccaagtaTGAATAAAGGA ccACGAGGAGGAGTGGAAGAAGGTCCTAAAGCACTGAGAGAAGCTGGCATCATTGCAAGACTTCAAGAACAAG AATGTGATGTGAAAGATTATGGGAACTTGACCTTTGTTGATGTGCCCAATGATACCCCCTTTCAAATTGTGAAGAATCCAAGGACTGTGGGCAAGGCTAACGAGCAGCTGGCTGGAGTAGTAGCAGAAGTGAAGAAGAATGGGAGAACCAGCTTGGTACTTGGCGGGGATCACAG TTTGGCGATTGGAAGTATCTCTGGCCATGCCAAGGTTCACCCTGATCTCTGCGTCATTTGGGTGGATGCACATAGTGATATCAACACTCCTCTGACAACCACATCTGGCAACTTGCATGGACAGCCTGTTTCTTTCCTTATGAAGGAACTAAAGGGAAAG ATCCCTGATATTCCGGGATTATCTTGGGTGACACCTTGTTTATCAGCCAAGGACATTGTATATATTGGATTGAGAGATGTGGATCCTGGTGAACA tcAAATTCTTAAAGATCTgggtattaaatttttttcaatgactgAAGTGGATAAGCTTGGGATTGGCAAAGTGATGGAGGAAACACTAAGCTACTTAATAGGAAG gaagaaaagaccaATTCATCTGAGTTACGATGTGGATGGGTTGGATCCATCTGTGACACCAGCTACTGGCACACCCGTCCCTGGAGGCCTGACTCTCAGAGAAGGTCTCTATATTACAGAAGAAATCTATAAGACAG GGCTCCTCTCGGGATTAGACATAATGGAAGTCAATCCATCCCTTGGGAAGACACCAGAAGAAGTAAACCGGACAGTGAATACTGCTGTTGCAATAACTTTATCCTGTTTTGGAGTAGCTCGAGAGGGCAATCATAGTGCCAAGTGA
- the ARG1 gene encoding arginase-1 isoform X1: protein MSSKPKSIGIIGAPFSKGQPRGGVEEGPKALREAGIIARLQEQECDVKDYGNLTFVDVPNDTPFQIVKNPRTVGKANEQLAGVVAEVKKNGRTSLVLGGDHSLAIGSISGHAKVHPDLCVIWVDAHSDINTPLTTTSGNLHGQPVSFLMKELKGKIPDIPGLSWVTPCLSAKDIVYIGLRDVDPGEHQILKDLGIKFFSMTEVDKLGIGKVMEETLSYLIGRKKRPIHLSYDVDGLDPSVTPATGTPVPGGLTLREGLYITEEIYKTGLLSGLDIMEVNPSLGKTPEEVNRTVNTAVAITLSCFGVAREGNHSAK, encoded by the exons ATGAGTTCCAAGCCAAAGTCAATTGGGATCATCGGAGCTCCTTTCTCCAAAGGACAG ccACGAGGAGGAGTGGAAGAAGGTCCTAAAGCACTGAGAGAAGCTGGCATCATTGCAAGACTTCAAGAACAAG AATGTGATGTGAAAGATTATGGGAACTTGACCTTTGTTGATGTGCCCAATGATACCCCCTTTCAAATTGTGAAGAATCCAAGGACTGTGGGCAAGGCTAACGAGCAGCTGGCTGGAGTAGTAGCAGAAGTGAAGAAGAATGGGAGAACCAGCTTGGTACTTGGCGGGGATCACAG TTTGGCGATTGGAAGTATCTCTGGCCATGCCAAGGTTCACCCTGATCTCTGCGTCATTTGGGTGGATGCACATAGTGATATCAACACTCCTCTGACAACCACATCTGGCAACTTGCATGGACAGCCTGTTTCTTTCCTTATGAAGGAACTAAAGGGAAAG ATCCCTGATATTCCGGGATTATCTTGGGTGACACCTTGTTTATCAGCCAAGGACATTGTATATATTGGATTGAGAGATGTGGATCCTGGTGAACA tcAAATTCTTAAAGATCTgggtattaaatttttttcaatgactgAAGTGGATAAGCTTGGGATTGGCAAAGTGATGGAGGAAACACTAAGCTACTTAATAGGAAG gaagaaaagaccaATTCATCTGAGTTACGATGTGGATGGGTTGGATCCATCTGTGACACCAGCTACTGGCACACCCGTCCCTGGAGGCCTGACTCTCAGAGAAGGTCTCTATATTACAGAAGAAATCTATAAGACAG GGCTCCTCTCGGGATTAGACATAATGGAAGTCAATCCATCCCTTGGGAAGACACCAGAAGAAGTAAACCGGACAGTGAATACTGCTGTTGCAATAACTTTATCCTGTTTTGGAGTAGCTCGAGAGGGCAATCATAGTGCCAAGTGA